The following are from one region of the Stigmatella ashevillena genome:
- a CDS encoding IscS subfamily cysteine desulfurase translates to MKLPIYMDNHATTPLDPRVLEAMLPYLREDFGNAASRNHAFGWKAEAAVEQARKQVAALIGASDKEIVFTSGATESDNLAIKGVLEFYKAKGDHIITLKTEHKAVLDSCKRLERIRQERLDELKLLRLSQLAETDVTADNLSELSAKHRIDEDATYQKWAALPTGGARVTYLDVEADGRVSLEKLAAAITDKTVLVSVMFANNEIGVVQPIAEIGKLCRERGVLFHCDAVQGIGKLPFNVEEMKADLVSITAHKMYGPKGVGALYVRRKPRVRIAPLVDGGGHERGMRSGTLNVAAIVGFGKAAELARQELPDEAARLLRLRERLRTGIMGQLDMLKINGSLEHRLPGNLNLSFSYVEGEALMMSIKDVAVSSGSACTSASLEPSYVLRACGVEEDLAHSSIRFGIGRFNTEEEVDFVIRLVVDKVRKLRDMSPLYEMAKEGIDLKSIEWTAH, encoded by the coding sequence CTGAAGCTGCCGATCTACATGGACAACCACGCCACCACGCCGCTCGATCCGCGCGTGCTGGAGGCGATGCTGCCGTACCTGCGCGAGGACTTCGGCAACGCCGCGTCCCGCAATCACGCCTTCGGCTGGAAGGCGGAGGCCGCGGTGGAGCAGGCCCGCAAGCAGGTGGCGGCGCTGATTGGCGCGTCCGACAAAGAGATCGTCTTCACCTCGGGTGCCACCGAGTCCGACAACCTGGCCATCAAGGGCGTGCTCGAGTTCTACAAGGCCAAGGGCGACCACATCATCACCCTGAAGACAGAGCACAAGGCCGTCCTGGACAGCTGCAAGCGCCTGGAGCGCATCCGCCAGGAGCGCCTGGACGAGCTGAAGCTGCTCCGGCTGTCGCAGCTGGCCGAGACGGACGTCACCGCCGACAACCTGTCGGAGCTGTCGGCGAAGCACCGCATCGACGAGGACGCGACCTACCAGAAGTGGGCGGCGCTCCCCACCGGCGGCGCGCGCGTCACCTACCTGGACGTGGAAGCGGACGGCCGGGTGAGCCTGGAGAAGCTGGCGGCGGCCATCACGGACAAGACGGTGCTGGTGTCGGTGATGTTCGCCAACAACGAGATTGGTGTGGTGCAGCCCATCGCGGAGATCGGCAAGCTGTGCCGTGAGCGCGGGGTGCTGTTCCACTGCGACGCGGTCCAGGGCATCGGCAAGCTGCCCTTCAACGTCGAGGAGATGAAGGCGGACCTGGTGTCCATCACCGCGCACAAGATGTACGGCCCCAAGGGCGTCGGCGCGCTCTATGTGCGCCGCAAGCCCCGCGTGCGCATCGCCCCGCTCGTGGATGGCGGCGGACACGAGCGCGGCATGCGCTCTGGCACGCTGAACGTGGCGGCCATCGTGGGCTTCGGCAAGGCGGCGGAGCTGGCCCGGCAGGAGCTGCCCGACGAGGCGGCCCGCCTCCTGCGCCTGCGCGAGCGGCTGCGCACCGGCATCATGGGCCAACTGGACATGTTGAAGATCAACGGATCGCTGGAGCACCGGCTGCCGGGCAACCTCAACCTCTCCTTCTCCTATGTGGAGGGCGAGGCCCTGATGATGTCCATCAAGGACGTGGCGGTGTCCTCTGGCTCCGCGTGCACCTCGGCCTCGCTCGAGCCCTCGTACGTCCTGCGGGCGTGCGGTGTGGAGGAGGACCTGGCCCACAGTTCCATCCGCTTCGGCATCGGCCGGTTCAATACCGAGGAAGAAGTGGATTTCGTCATCCGGCTGGTAGTGGACAAGGTCCGGAAGTTGCGAGACATGAGCCCCCTGTACGAGATGGCCAAGGAAGGCATTGACCTGAAGAGCATCGAGTGGACGGCACACTAG
- a CDS encoding tRNA-uridine aminocarboxypropyltransferase, with protein sequence MRSRTPEDLSGRCPRCYLPTRLCLCAHVPRIDTRTEFIVIRHNKEKEKSTNTARMAALALSRCQVLTYGAPGPPFDASVLEAPETWLLFPDASPPAPDAPPPQRLVVLDGNWSQARRMMQRVPALRRLPGLVLPAPPVHARRLRRPPHPEGMSTLEAMAGALAVLEGEAQAHRLYALHELMIDRVLESRGRLGADARCSADLLELGDER encoded by the coding sequence ATGAGGTCTCGCACCCCGGAGGATCTCTCGGGCCGCTGTCCTCGCTGCTACCTGCCCACCCGGCTGTGTCTGTGCGCGCACGTGCCCCGCATCGACACGCGCACCGAGTTCATCGTCATCCGCCACAACAAGGAGAAGGAGAAGTCCACCAACACGGCGCGCATGGCGGCGCTCGCGCTGTCCCGCTGCCAGGTGCTCACCTATGGCGCGCCAGGCCCGCCGTTCGATGCGTCGGTGCTGGAGGCGCCCGAGACCTGGTTGTTGTTTCCGGATGCCAGCCCCCCTGCCCCGGACGCGCCGCCGCCCCAGCGGCTGGTGGTGCTCGATGGCAACTGGAGCCAAGCCCGCCGCATGATGCAGCGCGTGCCCGCCCTGCGCCGACTTCCAGGGCTGGTCTTGCCCGCCCCCCCCGTCCATGCGCGCCGCTTGCGCCGCCCCCCTCACCCCGAGGGCATGTCCACGCTGGAGGCCATGGCGGGCGCGCTGGCGGTGCTCGAGGGCGAGGCGCAGGCCCACCGCCTCTATGCGCTGCACGAGCTGATGATCGACCGGGTCCTGGAGAGCCGCGGACGGCTCGGAGCGGACGCGCGATGCTCAGCGGACCTTCTTGAGCTCGGAGACGAACGGTGA
- a CDS encoding YncE family protein, translated as MSAERRVLFREILRGVLVAFFLAGMLGDREASAAPYTLFESGQVRPLALSPNGRLLFAVNTPDSRLEVFQVKPQGLTHLTSVPVGLEPVAVAVRSNEEVWVVNHLSDSVSVVRLASDGGSGTVVRTLLVGDEPRDIVFAGPGRSRAFITAAHRGQNAPFDPQFTTPGIGRADVWVFDANNLGYSLGGTPLNIVSLFSDTPRALAVTPDGARVYAAAFHSGNRSSVVHEFLVPNGGQAAGGVPGPNTVDGVPGTEVSVLVRFDGQNWFDVLNRPWTDKVRFTLPDKDVFVLDALANPPRQLAGSPGFFKGVGTILFNMAVNPVSGKVYVSNTEARNDLRFEGPATPTRPSLQGHLHESRITVLSPAGVAPRHLNKHINYGVCCAPLPNAENEKSLAQPLGMAVTSNGATLYVAAFGSSKIGVFPTAALEANTFVPSTANQISVSGGGPTGMVLDEVAQRMYVLTRFDNAISIINTATKQEIAHLPMYSPEPQSVVQGRAFLYDARKSSSHGDSSCASCHVFGDFDSLSWDLGNPDGQVRANPSPVVPVIPDFGTDPTFGQNTDFHPLKGPLATQSLRGMANHGPMHWRGDRTGAYTAPSVQPNQGAFNEVEAFRQFNPAFVDLLGRPAQLTEAQMQQFAAFILQVTYPPNPVRNLDNSLTPVQEAGRDFFFNTTSFFHGPCGSCHRLDPNANPGEGPFKGFFGTDGRSSFDAEPLFPKVPHLRNMYQKVGMFGAGFTSGLQPPDPFLGEQVRGFGFNSDGAIPDMFRFNSGFDVIPENPVGIPDSPEGIAAKRNMEQYMLAFESNMAPIVGQQVTHTAFGPFGVLSRIQLLRARADVGECDLVVKGQVAQLDVGFVYLGAGQFKGDRAVLPSISGEALQLLVTAGGGVLTYTCTPPGSGQRLGIDRDLDGFLDGDERRSGSNPADPSSPP; from the coding sequence ATGAGCGCCGAGCGAAGGGTGTTGTTCCGAGAGATACTCCGGGGTGTCCTCGTCGCGTTTTTTCTTGCAGGGATGTTGGGAGACCGCGAGGCCTCCGCCGCGCCCTATACCCTCTTTGAAAGTGGTCAGGTCCGGCCCCTGGCCCTCTCGCCCAATGGGCGTCTTCTTTTCGCGGTCAACACCCCGGACAGCCGCTTGGAGGTCTTCCAGGTCAAGCCTCAGGGGCTCACCCACCTCACTTCGGTGCCCGTGGGGCTCGAGCCTGTGGCGGTCGCCGTCCGGAGCAACGAGGAGGTCTGGGTCGTCAACCACCTGTCAGACAGTGTCAGCGTCGTGCGGCTGGCCTCGGATGGGGGCAGTGGCACCGTGGTGCGGACCCTGCTTGTCGGGGATGAACCGCGAGACATTGTCTTCGCCGGCCCTGGGCGGAGCCGGGCCTTCATCACGGCAGCGCACCGGGGGCAGAACGCTCCCTTTGATCCGCAGTTCACCACGCCGGGCATCGGCCGCGCGGATGTCTGGGTCTTCGATGCCAACAACCTGGGCTACTCGCTGGGCGGCACGCCGCTGAACATCGTCAGCCTCTTCAGCGATACCCCTCGCGCGCTCGCGGTGACGCCGGATGGCGCGCGCGTCTATGCGGCCGCCTTCCACTCGGGCAATCGCTCCTCCGTGGTGCATGAGTTCCTGGTTCCCAACGGGGGCCAAGCGGCGGGAGGCGTTCCCGGTCCCAACACCGTCGATGGCGTCCCCGGCACCGAGGTCAGCGTCCTGGTCCGGTTCGACGGCCAGAACTGGTTCGATGTCCTCAACCGCCCGTGGACCGACAAGGTGCGCTTCACCTTGCCGGACAAGGACGTGTTCGTCCTGGACGCGCTCGCAAACCCGCCCAGGCAACTCGCGGGCTCGCCAGGCTTCTTCAAGGGGGTGGGCACCATCCTGTTCAACATGGCCGTCAACCCGGTGAGTGGAAAGGTCTACGTCAGCAATACCGAGGCCCGGAATGATCTGCGCTTCGAGGGACCGGCCACGCCCACGCGGCCCAGCCTCCAAGGCCACCTGCACGAGAGCCGCATCACCGTGCTGAGCCCGGCGGGCGTCGCGCCCAGGCACCTCAACAAGCACATCAACTACGGCGTCTGCTGTGCCCCGCTGCCCAATGCCGAGAACGAGAAGAGCCTCGCGCAGCCGCTCGGCATGGCGGTGACCTCCAATGGCGCCACCTTGTACGTGGCCGCGTTCGGCTCCTCGAAGATCGGCGTCTTTCCCACCGCCGCGCTCGAGGCCAATACCTTCGTGCCGAGCACGGCGAACCAGATCTCCGTGAGTGGGGGCGGGCCCACCGGAATGGTGTTGGATGAGGTGGCCCAGCGCATGTACGTCCTGACGCGCTTCGACAATGCCATCTCCATCATCAACACCGCCACGAAGCAGGAGATCGCCCACCTGCCGATGTACAGCCCCGAGCCGCAGAGCGTGGTGCAGGGCCGGGCCTTCCTGTACGACGCGCGCAAGAGCTCAAGCCACGGCGATTCATCCTGCGCGAGCTGTCATGTCTTCGGAGACTTCGACAGCCTCTCGTGGGATCTCGGCAATCCGGACGGCCAGGTGAGGGCAAACCCCAGCCCCGTGGTTCCGGTGATCCCGGATTTCGGAACCGATCCCACCTTCGGCCAGAACACCGATTTCCACCCGCTTAAGGGCCCCCTGGCCACCCAGAGCCTGCGTGGCATGGCCAACCACGGCCCGATGCACTGGCGCGGAGACCGGACGGGCGCGTACACCGCGCCGAGTGTCCAGCCCAACCAAGGAGCGTTCAACGAGGTCGAGGCGTTCAGGCAGTTCAATCCGGCGTTCGTGGACCTGTTGGGGCGCCCCGCGCAGCTCACCGAGGCGCAGATGCAGCAGTTCGCCGCCTTCATCCTCCAGGTGACGTATCCGCCCAACCCAGTCCGCAACCTCGACAACTCGCTCACCCCGGTGCAGGAGGCGGGGCGGGATTTCTTCTTCAACACCACCAGCTTCTTCCATGGGCCGTGCGGGTCCTGCCACCGGCTTGATCCCAACGCCAACCCCGGGGAGGGGCCCTTCAAGGGCTTCTTCGGGACGGATGGCCGCTCATCCTTCGACGCGGAGCCCCTTTTTCCCAAGGTTCCACACCTGCGTAACATGTATCAAAAGGTGGGCATGTTTGGCGCGGGCTTTACCTCGGGGCTCCAACCTCCCGACCCCTTTCTGGGAGAGCAGGTTCGGGGGTTCGGCTTCAACAGCGATGGGGCCATTCCCGATATGTTCCGGTTCAACAGCGGCTTCGACGTGATTCCCGAGAACCCCGTGGGGATCCCGGACTCACCCGAGGGCATCGCCGCCAAGCGGAACATGGAGCAATACATGCTGGCCTTCGAAAGCAACATGGCGCCCATCGTGGGCCAGCAGGTGACTCACACGGCCTTCGGCCCGTTCGGCGTGCTCTCGCGCATTCAGCTCTTGAGGGCCCGGGCGGACGTGGGAGAGTGTGACTTGGTGGTCAAGGGGCAAGTGGCGCAGCTCGACGTGGGCTTCGTCTACCTGGGGGCGGGCCAGTTCAAGGGCGACCGGGCGGTCCTGCCCTCGATCTCAGGCGAGGCCCTCCAACTGCTCGTGACCGCGGGAGGAGGCGTCCTGACCTATACTTGCACGCCTCCCGGTTCCGGCCAGCGCCTCGGCATTGATCGTGACCTCGACGGGTTCCTCGATGGTGATGAACGGAGGTCTGGAAGCAACCCCGCGGATCCCAGCAGTCCCCCCTGA
- a CDS encoding SPFH domain-containing protein: protein MSASEKQVRTAAQAVNGSESRVQLVRSEGAERGLERQRYESGWRAGKPEEDPEKMKPWGLITARPSEFLIHMRRGRVREVSGQGASCFKLPGDAVAIIPTSVQRLQFSADQVTSEKVGVAVTGLAVYRIVDPLVAFRMLNFSFPEQASEKLQDLLRDMFAGAARRLVANLSVEECLTRRKEGIAGELMREIAPVVSGRGRLDDQTETGWGVVLDTIEIQDVRVLSATVFENMQARYRREQERQAREAELAKERFLRREEAEAERIIALTKLAADEEVRQKRQATEEQARLEKLASEARVAEARLAQELALQQGQAATEREVTLARLNADIEVRQRKQQSEETARLEQLATEARVTEARLAHERAMAETEWAHERTLAAARAAAELERLRQEWEAAAARHETQLAAAMQEAERLKAQAQVAQARLAIAEAELALAGLEARRVNALQEQELGRARAMREIENTLSPEVIQLALAQQLPQVAAAFQQKMGEVHVTAVEGANPFGYIAAAVEGVMGLARSAGLKLPLPPPESR from the coding sequence ATGAGCGCCAGCGAGAAGCAGGTCCGCACCGCCGCACAGGCAGTCAATGGCTCGGAATCCCGGGTGCAGCTCGTCCGGAGCGAAGGCGCCGAGAGAGGACTCGAGCGCCAGCGCTATGAGTCCGGGTGGCGGGCGGGCAAGCCCGAGGAGGATCCTGAGAAAATGAAGCCCTGGGGGCTCATCACCGCCCGACCCAGCGAGTTTTTGATCCACATGCGGCGGGGCCGGGTCCGCGAGGTGTCAGGGCAGGGGGCCAGCTGCTTCAAGCTGCCGGGAGACGCGGTGGCCATCATCCCCACCAGCGTGCAGCGGCTCCAGTTCTCCGCGGATCAGGTGACGAGCGAGAAGGTGGGCGTGGCGGTGACGGGGCTGGCGGTGTACCGCATCGTGGACCCGCTGGTGGCCTTCCGGATGCTCAACTTCTCCTTCCCGGAGCAGGCCTCGGAGAAGTTGCAGGATCTGCTGCGGGACATGTTCGCAGGCGCGGCGCGGCGCCTGGTGGCCAACCTCTCCGTGGAGGAGTGCCTCACCCGGCGCAAGGAGGGCATCGCGGGGGAGCTGATGCGGGAGATTGCCCCGGTGGTGTCGGGCCGGGGCAGGCTGGATGACCAGACGGAGACGGGGTGGGGCGTCGTCCTCGACACCATCGAGATCCAGGACGTCCGGGTGCTGAGCGCCACCGTGTTCGAGAACATGCAGGCGCGCTACCGCCGGGAGCAGGAGCGGCAGGCGCGAGAGGCGGAGCTGGCCAAGGAGCGGTTCCTGCGGCGCGAGGAGGCCGAGGCCGAGCGCATCATCGCCCTGACGAAGCTGGCCGCGGACGAGGAGGTGCGTCAGAAGCGTCAGGCCACCGAGGAGCAGGCCCGGCTGGAGAAGCTGGCCTCCGAGGCCCGGGTGGCGGAGGCGCGGCTGGCCCAGGAGCTGGCCCTTCAGCAAGGGCAGGCGGCTACCGAGCGGGAGGTGACGCTGGCCCGGTTGAACGCGGACATCGAAGTCCGTCAGCGCAAGCAGCAGTCAGAGGAGACCGCGCGGCTGGAGCAGTTGGCCACCGAGGCGAGGGTGACGGAGGCCCGGCTGGCCCACGAGCGGGCCATGGCCGAGACAGAATGGGCCCATGAGCGCACCCTGGCCGCCGCGCGGGCCGCGGCCGAGCTGGAGCGCCTTCGCCAGGAGTGGGAGGCCGCGGCCGCCCGGCACGAAACCCAGCTGGCGGCGGCCATGCAGGAGGCCGAGCGCCTCAAGGCCCAGGCGCAGGTGGCCCAGGCACGCCTCGCCATCGCGGAGGCGGAGCTGGCCCTCGCCGGGCTGGAAGCCCGCCGGGTGAACGCCCTTCAGGAGCAGGAGTTGGGCCGGGCCCGGGCGATGCGGGAGATTGAAAACACGCTCAGCCCGGAAGTCATCCAGCTGGCGCTGGCGCAGCAACTGCCCCAGGTGGCCGCCGCCTTCCAGCAGAAGATGGGCGAGGTCCATGTCACGGCGGTGGAGGGCGCCAATCCATTTGGGTACATCGCTGCGGCGGTGGAAGGGGTGATGGGGCTCGCGCGTTCTGCGGGCCTGAAACTGCCCCTGCCTCCCCCGGAGTCGAGGTAA
- a CDS encoding ATP-binding protein translates to MPRVFPLPDRTSLARTTLIRMGVRIAVIMSLATLFSYLHIFNSFRTEALVQMEQSVVERSQREQSIFVLAEENHAALKTALEERIRFWRTQDPSPRFEGLFVHLPDGSTRNIPQGFDGKKMPGVIVPKGVALDEDLRRRILAAYEVVSQYGPAFHVRFTNTGVLLPEGVLVGYWPEGATWFQDVEATFSFLPMEYLTLSLPENNPRRAPAWTGIFEDVPSKTWMVSLATPLDVDGRHVATITHDVLLVELMRRTIQDHLPGAYNFLVRDDGQLIAHPTIKMESGEGPYTIPKVLGMPEATASKEGTPEQRAHLSDIFEKLQARAPGQRVLELPEFGEYMAMERLKGPGWTFVTVLPENVVSSAAIQASRYVLLFGLLSLLVELAIMYWVLKQQITRPLLDFTKATGKLEAGDFNVSLDIWREDELGQLAHAFHQMAGEIQRREEALRQANEGLEQRVEERTQELKDAHRQLVESALQVGRAEIATNVLHNVGNVLSSVLISAMLAKERLSGLKLDNVERVAALLEAHREDLSAFVQGDKRGQTTLPFLVQLGRNLQSERREILLLLNDVSRHTEHIGAIVNLQQRYARTSHHLNELVDLRALVEDALRINQAALGRHSVKVERLLADIPSVLTEKHKVLLILVNLISNAKYALDVMPEAERRLCVKMERPLSEDFIHIEVKDNGMGIAPELLTRIFQHGFTTRQEGHGFGLHSSALAAQELGGSLKVHSDGPGQGASFILELPVGTEQQGGQSHA, encoded by the coding sequence ATGCCGCGTGTCTTCCCTCTCCCTGACCGCACATCCCTGGCGCGCACGACGCTCATCCGGATGGGGGTGCGCATCGCGGTCATCATGTCCCTGGCCACCCTGTTCAGCTACCTCCACATCTTCAACTCCTTCCGCACCGAAGCCCTGGTGCAGATGGAGCAGAGCGTGGTGGAGCGCAGCCAGCGCGAACAGTCCATCTTCGTGCTGGCGGAGGAGAACCACGCGGCTCTCAAGACGGCCCTGGAAGAGCGGATCCGGTTCTGGCGCACGCAGGACCCCTCGCCTCGCTTCGAGGGCTTGTTCGTGCACCTGCCCGATGGAAGCACCCGCAACATCCCCCAAGGGTTCGATGGCAAGAAGATGCCCGGGGTCATCGTTCCCAAGGGCGTGGCGCTCGATGAAGACCTGCGCCGCAGGATCCTCGCCGCCTACGAGGTGGTCTCCCAGTACGGGCCTGCCTTCCACGTCCGGTTCACCAACACCGGCGTCCTCCTGCCGGAGGGGGTGTTGGTGGGCTACTGGCCCGAGGGGGCCACGTGGTTTCAGGATGTCGAGGCCACCTTCTCGTTTCTCCCCATGGAGTACCTGACCCTCTCCCTGCCAGAGAACAACCCCCGGCGGGCCCCCGCGTGGACGGGAATTTTCGAGGACGTTCCCAGCAAGACCTGGATGGTCAGCCTCGCCACGCCCTTGGACGTGGACGGCCGCCATGTCGCGACCATCACCCACGATGTGCTGCTGGTGGAGCTGATGCGCCGGACCATCCAAGACCACCTGCCGGGGGCCTACAACTTCCTGGTCCGGGACGATGGCCAGCTGATTGCGCACCCCACCATTAAGATGGAGAGTGGCGAGGGGCCCTACACCATCCCGAAGGTCCTGGGCATGCCCGAGGCGACGGCCTCGAAAGAGGGGACCCCCGAGCAGCGGGCCCACCTCAGCGACATCTTCGAGAAGCTGCAGGCCCGGGCACCGGGGCAGCGGGTGCTGGAACTGCCGGAGTTTGGTGAATACATGGCCATGGAGCGGCTGAAGGGCCCCGGGTGGACCTTTGTCACGGTCCTGCCCGAGAACGTAGTGTCCTCCGCTGCCATCCAGGCCTCGCGCTACGTGCTGTTGTTCGGTCTGTTGTCGCTGCTCGTCGAACTGGCCATCATGTACTGGGTGTTGAAACAGCAGATCACCCGGCCGCTGCTGGACTTCACCAAGGCCACGGGCAAGTTGGAGGCCGGTGACTTCAATGTCTCCCTGGACATCTGGCGCGAGGACGAGCTGGGACAGCTCGCCCATGCCTTCCACCAGATGGCCGGAGAGATTCAGCGCCGCGAAGAAGCCCTGCGACAGGCCAACGAAGGGCTCGAGCAGCGGGTCGAGGAGCGCACCCAGGAGTTGAAGGACGCGCACCGGCAGCTCGTGGAGTCCGCGCTCCAGGTCGGCCGGGCCGAGATCGCCACCAACGTCCTGCACAATGTCGGCAACGTGCTGAGCAGCGTCCTCATCTCGGCGATGCTGGCCAAGGAGCGGCTGTCGGGGCTGAAGCTCGACAATGTGGAGCGGGTGGCGGCCCTGCTCGAGGCGCACCGGGAGGATCTGTCGGCCTTCGTCCAAGGAGACAAGCGGGGACAGACCACGCTTCCCTTCTTGGTCCAGCTGGGCAGGAACCTCCAGAGCGAGCGCAGGGAAATCCTGCTGTTGCTCAACGACGTCAGCCGACACACCGAGCACATTGGCGCCATCGTCAACCTGCAGCAGCGCTATGCCCGCACGTCCCATCACCTGAATGAGCTGGTGGATCTCCGGGCCCTGGTGGAGGACGCGCTGCGCATCAACCAGGCGGCGCTCGGTCGGCACTCCGTGAAGGTGGAGCGGCTGCTCGCGGACATTCCCTCGGTCCTGACCGAGAAGCACAAGGTGCTGTTGATCCTCGTCAACCTGATCAGCAACGCCAAGTACGCCTTGGATGTGATGCCGGAGGCGGAACGGCGGCTGTGTGTGAAGATGGAGCGGCCGCTCTCCGAGGACTTCATCCACATCGAGGTGAAGGACAACGGCATGGGCATCGCGCCGGAGTTGCTCACGCGCATCTTCCAGCATGGCTTCACCACGCGGCAGGAGGGACACGGCTTTGGGCTGCACTCCAGTGCCCTGGCGGCGCAGGAGCTGGGAGGATCTCTGAAGGTCCATAGCGATGGACCGGGACAGGGGGCCTCCTTCATACTGGAGCTCCCGGTGGGTACCGAGCAGCAGGGGGGACAATCACATGCCTAA
- the iscU gene encoding Fe-S cluster assembly scaffold IscU — MAYSEKVIEHYENPRNVGTLDKADPNVGTGLVGAPACGDVMRLQLRITDEGVIEDAKFKTFGCGSAIASSSLVTEWVKGKTVDQAMTISNKDVARELSLPPVKIHCSVLAEDAIKAAIEDFKKKRQERSPKQSA; from the coding sequence ATGGCTTACAGCGAGAAGGTCATCGAGCACTACGAGAACCCCCGCAACGTCGGGACCCTGGACAAGGCGGATCCGAACGTGGGCACCGGCCTGGTGGGGGCGCCGGCCTGCGGCGACGTGATGCGTCTGCAGCTGCGCATCACCGATGAGGGCGTCATCGAGGATGCCAAGTTCAAGACCTTCGGCTGTGGCTCGGCCATCGCGTCCAGCTCGCTGGTGACCGAGTGGGTGAAGGGCAAGACGGTGGATCAGGCCATGACCATCTCGAACAAGGATGTCGCCCGCGAGCTGTCGCTGCCTCCGGTGAAGATCCACTGCTCGGTGCTGGCCGAGGACGCCATCAAGGCCGCCATCGAGGACTTCAAGAAGAAGCGCCAGGAGCGCTCCCCCAAGCAGAGCGCGTAG
- a CDS encoding protein-disulfide reductase DsbD family protein, translating to MKKVGILAVVCGIAVVFIPWLLPTGPSTGLDAAQFLETGSLAMGAAIVFAGGLLTAMTPCVYPLIPITVSIFGARQAEGRGKALLLTSSYIIGMGVVFSLLGVLAAKTGQAFGALLGHPGVVLGLAAFLVALATSMFGAFELELPSSVQQRLSTVGGAGIAGAFLMGSVSGFLAAPCTGPVLTGLLAFVAKTANTTLGAGLLFIYALGIGVPFFLIGVFTVRLPRGGVWMEWVKSVLGIVLVALAFSYLKDAFPGLGAAVKAVAVQFGSIPGALIAAVLAVAGILLGAVHRSFKSSAREFALKGLGVALVVLALVGRVGALDGGPAGALWVNLGWAEPVQAPSFQWHHVMPAKQAAFSPAALEEVLTRARAEGRPVMLDFFADWCAACKELDRETYPSAEVIAESSRFLNIKIDATNSEDELDALMERFGVEGLPTVVFIASNGEPLTAPRVTGFLPPSPFVSELKKVR from the coding sequence TTGAAGAAGGTCGGGATTCTCGCCGTGGTGTGCGGCATCGCCGTGGTCTTCATCCCCTGGCTGCTGCCCACGGGGCCCAGCACCGGGCTGGATGCCGCTCAATTCCTGGAGACAGGCAGCCTCGCCATGGGGGCGGCCATCGTCTTCGCGGGAGGACTGCTCACGGCGATGACCCCGTGCGTCTACCCGCTCATCCCCATCACCGTCTCCATCTTCGGGGCCCGGCAGGCCGAGGGCCGCGGCAAGGCCCTTCTTCTGACATCCTCCTACATCATCGGGATGGGGGTGGTGTTCAGCCTGCTGGGGGTTCTGGCGGCCAAGACGGGGCAGGCCTTCGGCGCATTGCTGGGCCATCCCGGGGTGGTGCTCGGGCTGGCCGCGTTCCTGGTGGCGCTGGCGACCTCCATGTTTGGTGCCTTCGAGCTGGAGCTGCCCTCCAGCGTGCAGCAGCGGCTCAGCACGGTAGGCGGGGCGGGCATCGCGGGCGCCTTCCTCATGGGGAGCGTCTCGGGCTTTCTGGCGGCCCCGTGCACGGGGCCCGTGCTCACGGGCCTGCTGGCGTTCGTGGCGAAGACGGCCAACACCACCTTGGGAGCGGGGCTGCTCTTCATCTACGCATTGGGAATCGGCGTGCCCTTCTTCCTCATCGGGGTCTTCACCGTGCGGCTGCCTCGGGGCGGCGTGTGGATGGAGTGGGTGAAGAGTGTGCTGGGCATCGTGTTGGTGGCGTTGGCCTTCAGCTACTTGAAGGACGCGTTTCCGGGGCTGGGGGCGGCGGTGAAGGCGGTGGCCGTGCAGTTCGGGAGCATTCCGGGCGCCCTCATCGCCGCGGTGCTCGCGGTGGCGGGGATCCTTCTCGGTGCCGTCCACCGCTCGTTCAAGTCGTCCGCGCGGGAGTTCGCCCTCAAGGGGCTGGGCGTGGCGCTGGTGGTGCTGGCCCTCGTGGGGCGCGTGGGCGCTCTGGACGGGGGGCCCGCGGGGGCCTTGTGGGTCAACCTCGGCTGGGCCGAGCCTGTCCAGGCGCCCTCCTTTCAATGGCACCACGTGATGCCCGCCAAGCAGGCCGCCTTCTCCCCAGCCGCGCTCGAGGAAGTGCTCACCCGCGCCCGGGCCGAGGGGCGCCCGGTGATGCTCGACTTCTTCGCGGACTGGTGCGCGGCGTGCAAGGAATTGGACCGGGAGACGTATCCCTCCGCCGAGGTCATCGCGGAGTCCTCGCGGTTCCTCAACATCAAGATCGACGCGACGAACAGCGAGGATGAGTTGGATGCGTTGATGGAGCGCTTTGGCGTGGAGGGGCTGCCCACCGTGGTCTTCATCGCCTCCAACGGAGAGCCCCTCACGGCACCCCGCGTCACCGGCTTCCTGCCGCCCTCACCGTTCGTCTCCGAGCTCAAGAAGGTCCGCTGA
- a CDS encoding HesB/IscA family protein: MSEQATSQIQPSQAVPAPGPTGKPAGKGILLSDSAVRRLRLLLDERQTPEAGLRLAVKGGGCSGLQYAMEWAEKPRERDKIFEREGVRVFVDPKSYLYLMGTELVYEETMMASGFKLQNPNVKAACGCGESFTI; this comes from the coding sequence ATGAGCGAGCAGGCGACGTCACAGATTCAGCCGTCCCAAGCGGTGCCCGCCCCGGGGCCCACCGGCAAGCCCGCGGGCAAGGGCATCCTTCTCAGCGACAGCGCCGTGCGCCGGCTGCGGCTCCTGCTGGACGAGCGGCAGACGCCCGAGGCGGGCCTGCGCCTCGCCGTGAAGGGCGGTGGCTGCTCCGGCCTTCAGTACGCGATGGAGTGGGCGGAGAAGCCCCGTGAGCGCGACAAGATCTTCGAGCGCGAAGGCGTGCGCGTCTTCGTGGACCCCAAGAGCTACCTGTATTTGATGGGGACGGAGCTGGTGTACGAGGAGACCATGATGGCCTCGGGCTTCAAGCTCCAGAACCCGAACGTGAAGGCCGCCTGTGGCTGTGGTGAGAGCTTCACGATCTGA